In Raphanus sativus cultivar WK10039 unplaced genomic scaffold, ASM80110v3 Scaffold1524, whole genome shotgun sequence, a genomic segment contains:
- the LOC130504363 gene encoding YTH domain-containing protein ECT2-like — translation MATVASSPADQSADMLQKLTLDSQPKGSEIPEPKKAAVYQYGGVDVHGQQVPSYDRSLTPLLPSDAADPSVCYVPNAYQQPYYYGYGASGQDWSEFTGYNPNLEGVEMSTGVYGENGSVVYPGYGYAAYPYSPATSPAPQVGGDGQLYGAQQYQYPTFFPTVPFATTPATQGDLSANKAGGGVKTLPAESKNVGSAAGVGAKGSNGPAPGKPNSQQTAINNASSNFYGNGGPGSGFATGYQDPRYSYDAYYGNLSSYDASKYSDGQRAVTGGGVTSSYSKGASVPSSRNQNYRSNSSYTGVHQAAAMAGYGSTQGLYNRMYPNKLYSNYGSSGRSAYGSSGYDSRTNGRGWVNATDNRYRSWGRGNGNFYGNENNGDGLNELNRGPRAKGTKNQKGDLEDSLEVKEQTGESDVTEAVEAENTCIVPDREDYNKEDFPVDYENAMFFVIKSYSEDDVHKSIKYNVWASTPNGNKKLAAAYEDAQKKPGGCPIFLFFSVNASGQFVGLAEMTGPVDFNTNVEYWQQDKWTGSFPLKWHIVKDVPNSLLKHITLENNENKPVTNSRDTQEVKLEQGLKIVKIFKEHTSKTCILDDFSFYEVRQKTILEKKAKQQQTQKQVSEEKTAIDEKKESSNADKESQTTGDAKVDENGSVAKPVGVVANGC, via the exons ATGGCTACCGTTGCTTCTTCACCTGCTGATC aatCTGCGGATATGTTGCAGAAACTTACTTTGGATTCACAACCCAAAGGTTCGGAGATTCCCGAGCCTAAGAAG gCTGCTGTTTACCAGTATGGAGGTGTGGATGTACATGGTCAACAAGTCCCTTCCTATGACCGATCATTGACACCACTGCTCCCCAGTGACGCCGCGGATCCTTCGGTTTGCTATGTTCCAAATGCCTACCAGCAGCCCTATTACTATG GATATGGTGCGAGTGGTCAAGATTGGAGCGAGTTCACTGGCTACAACCCTAATCTTGAGGGTGTGGAAATGAGTACT gGAGTTTATGGAGAGAATGGATCCGTTGTGTATCCTGGATACGGGTATGCTGCGTATCCTTACTCCCCAGCAACTAGCCCTGCTCCACAGGTTGGCGGAGACGGGCAGTTGTACGGTGCTCAGCAGTACCAGTATCCTACCTTTTTCCCCACTGTACCTTTTGCTACTACCCCTGCCACCCAGGGAGATCTCTCTGCAAACAAAGCTGGTGGTGGTGTGAAGACTCTACCTGCAGAAAGCAAGAATGTTGGGTCTGCTGCTGGTGTTGGGGCAAAGGGAAGCAATGGACCTGCTCCAGGGAAACCGAATAGCCAGCAGACCGCCATTAACAATGCCTCGAGCAATTTCTATGGTAATGGTGGTCCTGGAAGTGGCTTTGCTACTGGTTATCAGGATCCTAGGTATAGCTATGATGCGTATTATGGTAATCTGTCGTCTTACGACGCCTCTAAGTATTCGGATGGGCAGAGAGCTGTTACTGGTGGTGGAGTTACATCCTCCTATTCGAAGGGGGCCAGTGTGCCTTCATCCAGGAATCAAAACTACCGCTCAAATTCCAGTTACACT GGTGTGCACCAGGCTGCAGCAATGGCAGGCTACGGTTCAACTCAGGGGTTGTACAACAGGATGTATCCAAACAAGTTATACAGCAACTATGGTAGCTCGGGGAGATCTGCTTATGGTTCTTCTGGGTATGATTCAAGAACAAACGGAAGAGGATGGGTAAACGCAACGGATAACAGATACAGAAGCTGGGGAAGGGGTAACGGTAACTTCTATGGAAATGAGAACAACGGAGATGGTTTGAATGAACTCAACAGGGGACCTAGAGCAAAGGGCACAAAGAACCAGAAGGGTGATTTAGAAGATAGTTTAGAGGTTAAGGAGCAGACTGGTGAATCGGATGTAACCGAGGCTGTGGAGGCGGAGAACACATGCATTGTTCCTGACAGAGAAGATTACAACAAAGAGGATTTCCCAGTGGATTACGAGAATGCTATGTTCTTTGTGATCAAGTCCTACAGTGAAGATGATGTGCACAAGAGCATCAAGTACAATGTTTGGGCTAGCACACCAAATGGAAACAAGAAGCTTGCTGCAGCGTACGAGGATGCTCAGAAGAAGCCTGGCGGCTGTCctatctttctctttttctcg GTCAATGCAAGTGGACAATTTGTTGGGCTTGCTGAAATGACAGGACCAGTTGATTTCAATACGAACGTGGAGTACTGGCAGCAAGACAAGTGGACTGGCTCATTCCCTCTCAAGTGGCATATTGTCAAGGATGTTCCAAACAGTTTGCTGAAACATATCACCCTCGAGAACAACGAGAACAAGCCTGTCACCAACAGTAGAGATACACAAGAG GTCAAGCTGGAGCAAGGTTTGAAGATTGTGAAAATTTTCAAGGAGCATACTAGCAAGACTTGCATTTTGGATGACTTCTCCTTCTACGAGGTTAGGCAAAAGACGATCTTGGAGAAGAAAGCCAAGCAGCAGCAGACTCAGAAACAG GTAAGTGAGGAGAAGACTGCAATCGATGAGAAAAAGGAATCCTCAAATGCTGATAAGGAATCTCAAACTACCGGTGATGCCAAGGTTGATGAGAATGGGTCAGTTGCTAAACCAGTTGGTGTGGTTGCAAATGGTTGCTAG